One Anas platyrhynchos isolate ZD024472 breed Pekin duck chromosome 2, IASCAAS_PekinDuck_T2T, whole genome shotgun sequence DNA segment encodes these proteins:
- the LDLRAD4 gene encoding low-density lipoprotein receptor class A domain-containing protein 4 isoform X3 yields MVVVIICLLNHYKLSTRSFINRQSQSRRQEETLQTEGCLWPSESSVSRQGASEIMYAPRSRDRFTAPSFMQRDRFSRFQPTYPYMQHEIDLPPTISLSDGEEPPPYQGPCTLQLRDPEQQMELNRESVRAPPNRTIFDSDLIDISMYNGGPCPPSSNSGISATNYSSNGRMEGPPPTYSEVMGHYPGSSFFHHQHSNAPPPSQRGSRLQFQQNNSESTIVPSKGQERKAGNLV; encoded by the exons ATGGTGGTAGTGATCATCTGCTTGTTGAACCATTACAAACTCTCGACACGCTCTTTCATCAACCGGCAGAGCCAGAGCAGAAGACAGGAAGAAACTCTGCAGACG GAAGGGTGCTTGTGGCCTTCAGAAAGCTCGGTGTCGCGCCAGGGTGCTTCAGAG ATCATGTACGCTCCGAGGTCCAGGGACAGGTTCACCGCCCCATCCTTCATGCAGCGGGACCGTTTCAGTCGCTTCCAGCCCACGTACCCCTACATGCAGCACGAGATCGACCTCCCTCCCACCATTTCCCTCTCGGACGGGGAAGAGCCGCCGCCCTACCAGGGCCCGTGCACCCTGCAGCTCCGGGACCCAGAGCAGCAGATGGAGCTCAACCGGGAGTCCGTCAGGGCGCCGCCCAACCGAACCATTTTTGATAGCGACTTGATAGACATCTCGATGTACAATGGGGGCCCCTGCCCACCGAGCAGCAATTCGGGCATAAGTGCAACCAACTACAGCAGCAACGGAAGGATGGAAGGACCACCCCCGACGTACAGCGAGGTCATGGGGCACTACCCCGGCTCCTCTTTTTTCCATCACCAGCACAGCAACGCGCCTCCTCCCTCGCAGAGGGGGAGCAGACTTCAGTTTCAGCAGAACAATTCAGAGAGCACAATTGTCCCCAGCAAAGGCCAGGAGCGGAAAGCAGGGAACCTGGTCTGA